A part of Terriglobus roseus genomic DNA contains:
- the thrC gene encoding threonine synthase: protein MSSACTPYELYSKESGKSYGNQPLSICDESFTPLEVRYDLEAAKPLFTKKIVEAGPDNMWRYRSLLPIPEGFEPDLPVGFTPLVRAKNLGKRLGSQNLYVKNDAVCFPTLSFKDRVVAVALANARAFGFEVVGCSSTGNLANSVAAQSARLGMKACILVPADLEPAKILNTLIYGARLVRIDGNYDHVNRLCSLIADQYNWGFVNVNLRPYYAEGSKSVGFEIAEQLGWKLPDNVVVPMAGGSLIRKIKKAFDELVYLGLVEKKHVRFFGAQATGCSPIAQAVKNNTETITPQKPSTIARSLAIGNPADGPFASRMIRETGGWAEDVSDIEVVSGIQELAETEGIFTETAGGVTTAVTAKLIAQGRIAADELTVVFITGNGLKTTDCVADRFTLGRAVRPRLTDFEEYINELDGVAASTAEPELALAGGN, encoded by the coding sequence ATGTCGTCTGCGTGTACACCGTATGAGCTTTACTCGAAGGAATCGGGTAAGAGCTATGGCAACCAGCCGCTGAGCATCTGCGACGAGTCGTTTACTCCGCTGGAAGTGCGCTACGACCTTGAGGCTGCAAAGCCATTGTTCACGAAGAAGATTGTTGAAGCAGGGCCGGACAACATGTGGCGCTATCGCTCACTGTTGCCCATTCCTGAAGGATTTGAACCGGATCTTCCGGTTGGATTTACGCCGCTGGTGCGCGCTAAGAATTTGGGCAAGCGTCTTGGGTCGCAGAACCTGTACGTGAAGAATGATGCGGTCTGCTTTCCTACGCTGAGCTTTAAGGATCGCGTGGTGGCAGTTGCGCTGGCGAATGCACGTGCATTTGGTTTTGAAGTCGTTGGCTGCTCTTCCACGGGCAACCTGGCGAACTCGGTGGCGGCGCAGTCAGCTCGACTTGGCATGAAGGCTTGCATCCTCGTTCCCGCTGATCTTGAGCCTGCGAAGATCTTGAACACGCTCATTTACGGTGCGCGTCTGGTGCGTATCGACGGTAACTATGACCACGTAAATCGACTGTGCAGCCTGATCGCCGATCAATACAACTGGGGCTTCGTGAATGTGAATCTGCGTCCTTACTACGCAGAAGGTTCCAAGTCTGTGGGCTTTGAAATTGCAGAGCAGTTGGGATGGAAGCTGCCGGATAACGTCGTGGTTCCGATGGCCGGTGGTTCTCTGATCCGCAAGATCAAGAAGGCATTTGACGAGCTGGTCTACCTCGGCCTGGTGGAGAAGAAGCATGTGCGCTTCTTCGGTGCGCAGGCTACGGGATGCTCGCCCATTGCGCAGGCAGTGAAGAACAATACCGAAACCATCACGCCGCAGAAGCCTTCCACGATTGCGCGTTCGCTGGCGATTGGCAATCCTGCGGATGGTCCTTTTGCATCGCGCATGATCCGCGAGACAGGCGGATGGGCTGAGGATGTTTCGGACATCGAAGTGGTCAGCGGCATTCAGGAGCTGGCGGAGACCGAAGGCATCTTCACGGAGACGGCTGGTGGCGTCACGACTGCTGTAACCGCGAAGCTGATTGCGCAGGGCCGCATCGCAGCGGATGAACTGACTGTCGTCTTCATCACGGGCAATGGTCTGAAGACGACCGATTGTGTGGCTGACCGCTTTACGCTGGGCCGTGCAGTGCGTCCGCGTCTGACGGACTTTGAAGAGTACATCAACGAGCTGGACGGAGTTGCTGCATCAACTGCAGAGCCGGAACTGGCACTTGCAGGAGGAAACTAA
- a CDS encoding MoaD/ThiS family protein, producing MAIRVMLPAAFARHTSGTKQVQSEAATLPALVEDLGVKFPELGTHIKDEDGTLRKFINVYVNDEDIRFLGGDTYQFQDRDEVMFIPSIAGGCK from the coding sequence TTGGCAATTCGAGTAATGCTTCCCGCCGCCTTTGCGCGGCACACGTCAGGAACAAAGCAGGTGCAGTCTGAGGCAGCAACGCTGCCCGCGCTGGTGGAAGATTTGGGAGTGAAGTTCCCGGAGCTGGGCACGCACATCAAGGACGAGGACGGCACGCTGCGTAAGTTCATCAACGTGTATGTGAATGACGAAGATATCCGCTTCCTGGGCGGCGATACCTACCAGTTCCAGGATCGTGATGAAGTGATGTTCATCCCTTCGATTGCAGGTGGATGCAAGTAA
- a CDS encoding response regulator transcription factor gives MPLIPSETPTKNILHICSRETLRPLRDQILRLSGFEVDSTLSTAEGLTLFWAKQYDLVLIDVEGEDKVKAAESLCSEIKTDQPEQVVAFVCNWRVAVLTDCPDEILRTEFDPHRFVSGVRTILSHTGS, from the coding sequence ATGCCTTTGATCCCTTCTGAAACTCCGACAAAAAATATCCTGCATATCTGTTCGCGAGAGACGCTGCGTCCTTTACGCGATCAGATCCTACGACTTTCCGGATTCGAAGTAGATTCCACGCTGTCCACCGCCGAGGGCCTCACTCTGTTCTGGGCCAAGCAATACGACCTGGTGCTGATTGATGTTGAGGGCGAGGACAAGGTGAAAGCTGCCGAGAGCCTTTGCTCTGAAATCAAGACAGACCAGCCGGAACAGGTTGTGGCGTTTGTGTGCAACTGGCGAGTGGCGGTATTGACGGATTGCCCGGACGAAATCCTGCGCACGGAGTTTGATCCTCATCGCTTTGTGTCGGGTGTTCGCACCATCCTGTCCCATACGGGCAGCTAG
- a CDS encoding DUF3309 family protein has product MLILLIILLLLAFGTSPILPYSRGWGYYPSGGLGLLAIIVLIVLLMHGV; this is encoded by the coding sequence ATGTTGATCCTTCTCATCATTCTTCTTCTGCTTGCATTTGGTACGTCCCCCATCCTTCCCTACAGCCGTGGTTGGGGCTACTATCCCAGCGGCGGTCTCGGCCTTCTGGCGATCATTGTGCTGATTGTCCTGCTGATGCATGGTGTCTGA